A single region of the Gemmata palustris genome encodes:
- a CDS encoding PAS domain S-box protein — MNLTVFQKGLVLIALPLLLQLVFVLVAVRLQRDHEDAERWAAHTKDVMARAHEIHSTVADAHASVRGYVISGDATFAQSYWDAVRELPGHFNDLEGRLADNPEQAEHFRAIRTRAGELLAWQSDIESLIRGGATDEAVGRVRSGRGRVLMADFRREVKTFLDEEERLDRERLTTLERSRVRLNRLFVFGGLAVVISTFALGFAFHRGIARRFAELEANAHRLATGDELPPPLKGNDEIAVLDRAFRDMAEALTRASDRVKDLYDNAPCGYHSVDQDGVLVAVNRTELQWLGYEADEVIGRRRFADLVSANSRGAYQQGFDQVREEGAVVGVELDLVRKDGTTFPVLVNSSSVRDPEGRYLRSRTMLTDLTERKRAEAALRLFADVAQNIPIGLLIYQLDGPGAGALLRVRSGNRGAARLLGIALDAALGRAVTDVFPAIPEDQLRRYTAVAESGAADDLGEFRYGDARVEERWWSVLAFPLPDRSVGIAFQDVSARKRAEAEVRRLNEELEDRVRARTAELDRANAALREEEALFRGAFDTTNMAMVLTDLDNRFLRANAAFAQLFGYAAPDELQGLGLADVTHPDHLGESLDRRKVLLAGAGDYFQMEKQYRHKDGHVLWGLTNVAVIRGPGGRPQMYVGQVQDITERKAAAEAVRERSAALAEANRDLAQKNTENEMFVYSVSHDLRSPLVNLQGFSKELEKGCQQLTALVNEESVPPDVRTRGRALLEGKMAKSVGFIQTAVLRLSGIIDALLRLSRAGRIEYRWEVVDLDRVVAQVVGAAQGTITERGAVVRVGDLPAARGDRTALEQLFGNLIGNALTYLDPVRPGVIEVGCLPPGAPGAPDVPSGFRTYFVRDNGLGIAEGHRQKIFQAFQRAHPGIGSGEGLGLAIVSRVAERHRGRVWVESRPGAGSTFFVALPAPGDGSLFAPRSA, encoded by the coding sequence GTGAATTTGACCGTGTTTCAAAAGGGTCTGGTCCTCATCGCCCTGCCCCTATTGCTCCAACTCGTTTTTGTTCTTGTGGCCGTTCGGTTGCAGCGCGATCACGAAGACGCGGAGCGGTGGGCCGCACACACCAAGGACGTGATGGCCCGGGCCCACGAGATCCACAGCACGGTGGCCGACGCCCACGCCTCGGTCCGCGGGTACGTCATTTCCGGCGACGCGACCTTCGCCCAGAGCTATTGGGACGCGGTTCGGGAGCTGCCCGGGCATTTCAATGACCTCGAAGGGCGCCTCGCGGACAACCCGGAGCAGGCCGAGCACTTCCGCGCGATTCGGACCCGTGCGGGGGAGTTGCTCGCGTGGCAGAGCGACATCGAGAGCCTGATTCGAGGGGGAGCGACGGACGAAGCGGTGGGGCGGGTCCGGTCCGGGCGCGGGCGCGTCCTGATGGCCGACTTTCGCCGGGAGGTCAAAACGTTCCTGGACGAAGAGGAGCGCCTCGACCGGGAGCGCCTCACGACCCTGGAGCGGTCCCGCGTGCGGCTCAACCGGCTGTTCGTTTTCGGGGGCCTCGCGGTCGTCATCAGCACCTTCGCACTCGGGTTCGCGTTCCACCGGGGCATCGCGCGCCGGTTCGCCGAGCTGGAGGCCAACGCCCATCGGTTGGCGACGGGGGATGAGCTCCCGCCGCCCCTCAAGGGGAACGACGAAATTGCGGTCCTCGACCGCGCGTTCCGGGACATGGCCGAGGCCCTTACCCGGGCGTCGGACCGGGTGAAGGACCTGTACGACAACGCCCCGTGCGGGTACCACTCGGTCGACCAGGACGGGGTGCTCGTCGCGGTCAACCGGACCGAACTGCAGTGGCTCGGGTACGAAGCCGACGAAGTGATCGGGCGGCGGCGGTTCGCGGACTTGGTGAGCGCGAACAGCCGCGGGGCCTACCAGCAGGGGTTCGATCAGGTGCGAGAGGAGGGGGCCGTCGTCGGTGTCGAACTCGATCTGGTGCGCAAGGACGGCACCACGTTTCCCGTCCTGGTCAACTCCTCATCGGTCCGCGATCCCGAAGGGCGGTACCTGCGCAGTCGCACGATGCTGACCGACCTGACCGAGCGCAAGCGGGCCGAGGCCGCACTGCGGCTGTTCGCGGACGTCGCGCAGAACATCCCCATCGGCCTGCTCATCTACCAACTCGACGGCCCGGGGGCCGGGGCGCTCTTGCGCGTCCGCTCGGGCAACCGCGGCGCGGCCCGGTTGCTGGGCATTGCGCTCGACGCGGCGCTCGGGCGCGCGGTCACGGACGTGTTCCCGGCGATCCCCGAGGACCAACTGCGCCGGTACACCGCGGTCGCGGAGTCGGGCGCGGCGGACGACCTGGGGGAGTTCCGGTACGGGGACGCGCGGGTCGAGGAGCGGTGGTGGTCCGTCCTCGCGTTCCCGCTCCCGGACCGGTCCGTGGGGATCGCGTTTCAGGACGTTTCCGCCCGCAAGCGCGCGGAGGCCGAGGTGCGCCGCCTGAACGAGGAACTGGAGGACCGGGTCCGCGCGCGAACGGCCGAACTGGACCGGGCGAACGCCGCCCTGCGCGAGGAGGAGGCCCTGTTCCGCGGCGCGTTCGACACCACGAACATGGCGATGGTGCTGACGGACCTCGACAACCGGTTCCTCCGCGCGAACGCGGCGTTCGCCCAGTTGTTCGGGTACGCGGCGCCGGACGAACTGCAGGGGCTGGGCCTGGCCGACGTCACGCACCCGGACCACCTGGGCGAGAGCCTGGACCGGCGGAAGGTGCTGCTGGCGGGCGCGGGCGATTACTTCCAGATGGAGAAGCAGTACCGGCACAAGGACGGGCACGTGCTCTGGGGGCTGACGAACGTCGCCGTGATCCGCGGCCCGGGCGGGCGGCCACAGATGTACGTCGGCCAGGTGCAGGACATTACCGAGCGGAAGGCCGCGGCGGAGGCCGTTCGGGAGCGGAGCGCGGCGCTGGCCGAGGCGAACCGGGATCTGGCCCAGAAGAACACCGAGAACGAAATGTTCGTGTACAGTGTGTCGCACGACTTGCGGAGCCCGCTCGTTAACCTCCAGGGGTTCAGCAAGGAGCTGGAGAAGGGGTGCCAACAACTCACGGCCCTGGTCAACGAAGAAAGCGTTCCACCGGACGTTCGGACCCGGGGGCGCGCGCTCCTCGAGGGAAAGATGGCCAAATCGGTCGGATTCATCCAGACCGCCGTTCTCCGACTGAGCGGGATCATTGACGCCCTGTTGCGGCTGTCCCGTGCCGGGCGCATTGAATATCGTTGGGAGGTCGTCGATTTGGACCGCGTCGTTGCGCAGGTCGTGGGGGCCGCCCAGGGCACCATCACCGAGCGCGGGGCCGTTGTCCGGGTGGGCGATTTGCCCGCCGCCCGGGGCGATCGGACCGCGCTCGAACAACTGTTCGGGAACCTGATCGGGAACGCCCTGACCTATTTGGACCCGGTCCGGCCCGGGGTGATCGAGGTCGGGTGCCTGCCGCCCGGTGCGCCTGGCGCGCCCGACGTGCCGAGCGGATTTCGGACCTACTTCGTTCGGGACAACGGGTTGGGGATCGCCGAGGGGCACCGCCAGAAGATCTTCCAGGCGTTCCAGCGCGCCCACCCGGGGATCGGGTCCGGGGAGGGGCTCGGGCTGGCGATCGTGTCCCGCGTCGCCGAGCGCCACCGGGGGCGGGTCTGGGTCGAGTCGCGGCCCGGCGCGGGCAGTACATTTTTCGTGGCCCTGCCGGCGCCCGGTGACGGGTCACTTTTCGCCCCGAGGAGCGCCTAA
- a CDS encoding S9 family peptidase codes for MTRCHAIVAIFVIALAPLVSAQERITGANYPLAQKFDRDFVTRHVQEASVAPQWIGKSDTFWYAARTATGNRYWRVDPTKKERAPLFDHVALASALSEASKKPLDGDTLRLDRVVVAADGKKFTFAFSENQYEFDLGAGKLKSTGKASASGTGPLNAEAIERLRGQLGDERVNEMLRRLREGETEQKKDDMGGGTGGMGGMGEAQPKTPTEPASSYKNYSPDKKKYVFLLKYNLYLCDEGQPEDKAAQLSTDGAEEYTFVGGFGGGGGGFGKGNNTGKGTGAGASAPADRKTRPNVTWSTDSKAFYITRADSRGVKDLYLVDSIADPRPKLEQYKYPMPGEELVRKTELYYCVVESKALTRITQKWKDERYSDLRWGKGPGELRFIRRDRLRRNLEICAFDVFSSTCKCLVNEAFDAAYLEMQTPRYIEETDEFVWWSERSGWGHFYRYGRDGTFKNALTSGAWRASRIVEIDAKAGFVYIIGNGREPGENLYYTHLYRVKLDGTGLTCLDPSEEPNSAPIVSLVEGSEKQPLSGFNQSSSLSPSKKFVVTNSTRVDYAPFATLRDDAGKVLMVLETTDLSALKKTGWQMPETFTVKAADGVTDLYGNMWKPFDFDAKKKYPIIAHVYPGPQTEGVVYRFSAHSQTMQLAQLGFIVIQVGHRGGSPERSKAYHSFGYFNLRDYGLVDKKAALEALAARHSFIDIDRVGIYGHSGGGFMSAAAVLQKPYNEFFKAAVASAGNHDNNIYNDNWSETYHGMKEVPVGDGKGTSTATDANTGAGKGFGKGTGGRKKGPTPEQALESELEDLLESFDPRNEDSVADLERKLADLNAKLAALKNSAAQAQQAPPPRTAGTALPVVTLPAMRFDIHIPTNAELAANLKGHLMLVHGEIDNNVHPANTMRLVDALIKANKRFDMLMIPGARHAFGAAQPYFTQRMWDFFAENLLNDRQTGADINIKDVKRK; via the coding sequence ATGACTCGCTGCCACGCGATTGTCGCGATCTTCGTGATCGCGCTCGCCCCGCTCGTTTCCGCTCAAGAGCGGATCACAGGGGCCAACTACCCTCTCGCCCAGAAGTTCGACCGCGATTTCGTGACGCGCCACGTTCAAGAGGCGTCCGTTGCGCCGCAGTGGATCGGCAAGTCGGACACGTTCTGGTACGCGGCCCGCACCGCGACCGGGAACCGGTACTGGCGCGTCGATCCCACGAAGAAGGAACGGGCGCCGTTGTTCGATCACGTGGCGTTGGCCTCGGCGCTTTCGGAAGCGTCGAAAAAGCCGCTCGACGGCGACACGCTGCGGCTCGATCGCGTGGTTGTCGCCGCGGACGGGAAGAAATTCACCTTCGCGTTCAGCGAGAACCAGTACGAGTTCGACCTGGGTGCGGGCAAACTGAAGTCCACCGGCAAGGCGTCCGCGAGCGGGACCGGCCCCCTCAACGCGGAAGCCATCGAGCGCCTGCGCGGGCAGCTCGGTGATGAGCGCGTGAACGAGATGCTCCGCCGGTTGCGCGAGGGCGAAACCGAGCAGAAGAAGGACGATATGGGTGGCGGAACGGGTGGCATGGGCGGCATGGGGGAGGCGCAGCCCAAGACCCCGACCGAGCCGGCGTCTTCGTACAAGAACTACTCGCCGGACAAGAAGAAGTACGTGTTCCTCTTGAAGTACAACCTCTACCTCTGCGACGAGGGGCAACCCGAAGACAAGGCGGCGCAGCTCTCGACGGACGGCGCGGAAGAGTACACGTTCGTGGGCGGCTTCGGCGGTGGGGGCGGCGGGTTCGGGAAGGGGAACAACACCGGGAAGGGCACGGGCGCCGGCGCTTCAGCGCCGGCGGACCGCAAGACGCGGCCCAACGTGACGTGGTCGACGGACTCGAAGGCGTTCTACATCACGCGGGCCGATAGCCGCGGGGTGAAGGACCTCTACCTCGTGGACTCGATCGCCGACCCGCGGCCCAAGCTCGAACAGTACAAGTACCCGATGCCGGGCGAAGAACTCGTTCGCAAGACGGAACTCTACTACTGTGTCGTCGAGTCCAAAGCGCTCACGCGGATCACGCAGAAATGGAAGGACGAGCGGTACTCGGACCTGCGTTGGGGCAAGGGCCCGGGCGAGTTGCGGTTCATCCGCCGCGACCGGCTCCGGCGGAACCTCGAAATCTGCGCCTTTGATGTGTTCAGCAGCACCTGCAAGTGCCTCGTGAACGAGGCGTTCGATGCCGCGTACCTCGAAATGCAAACGCCGCGCTACATCGAGGAAACCGACGAGTTCGTGTGGTGGTCGGAGCGCAGCGGGTGGGGCCACTTCTACCGCTACGGGCGCGACGGCACGTTCAAGAACGCCCTCACGAGCGGCGCGTGGCGCGCGAGCCGGATCGTCGAGATCGATGCGAAGGCCGGGTTCGTCTACATCATCGGCAACGGGCGCGAACCGGGCGAGAACCTGTACTACACGCACCTCTACCGCGTGAAACTTGACGGCACCGGGTTGACCTGCCTCGACCCGAGCGAGGAACCGAACTCGGCTCCGATCGTCTCCCTGGTTGAAGGGAGCGAGAAGCAGCCCCTGAGTGGCTTCAACCAGTCGTCGTCGCTGTCGCCGTCGAAGAAGTTCGTTGTGACCAACAGCACGCGGGTGGACTACGCGCCGTTCGCCACGCTCCGCGACGACGCCGGCAAGGTGCTGATGGTGCTGGAAACGACCGACCTGTCCGCGCTGAAGAAGACCGGCTGGCAGATGCCGGAAACGTTCACGGTGAAGGCCGCGGACGGTGTCACCGACCTCTACGGGAACATGTGGAAGCCGTTCGACTTCGACGCGAAGAAGAAGTACCCGATTATTGCACACGTGTACCCGGGGCCGCAAACGGAGGGCGTCGTTTACCGGTTCTCGGCCCACAGCCAGACGATGCAGTTAGCACAACTCGGGTTCATCGTCATTCAGGTGGGGCACCGTGGCGGCAGCCCGGAGCGGTCGAAGGCGTACCACTCATTTGGTTATTTCAACTTGCGTGACTACGGGCTGGTGGACAAGAAAGCCGCCCTCGAAGCCCTCGCTGCGCGCCACAGCTTTATCGATATCGATCGTGTGGGCATTTACGGGCACTCCGGCGGCGGGTTCATGTCGGCCGCGGCGGTGCTGCAGAAGCCATACAACGAGTTCTTCAAGGCCGCGGTCGCCAGCGCCGGTAACCACGACAACAACATCTACAACGACAACTGGTCCGAGACCTATCACGGCATGAAAGAGGTTCCGGTAGGGGACGGGAAGGGTACCTCCACCGCGACCGATGCGAACACCGGGGCCGGAAAGGGCTTCGGGAAGGGCACGGGCGGGCGCAAGAAGGGGCCGACGCCGGAACAGGCGCTCGAATCCGAACTCGAAGACCTCCTCGAATCGTTCGATCCGCGGAACGAGGACTCGGTCGCGGACCTGGAGCGCAAGCTCGCGGACCTGAACGCGAAACTGGCCGCGCTCAAGAACTCGGCGGCCCAGGCTCAGCAAGCGCCGCCCCCGCGCACGGCGGGTACCGCTCTCCCGGTCGTCACGCTGCCGGCGATGCGGTTCGACATCCACATCCCGACGAACGCGGAACTGGCCGCGAACCTGAAGGGGCACCTGATGCTCGTTCACGGGGAGATCGATAACAACGTTCACCCCGCGAACACGATGCGCCTCGTGGACGCGCTCATCAAAGCGAACAAGCGCTTCGACATGCTGATGATCCCCGGCGCGCGACACGCCTTCGGCGCCGCCCAGCCGTACTTCACGCAGCGGATGTGGGACTTCTTCGCAGAAAATTTGCTGAACGATCGCCAAACCGGGGCGGACATCAACATTAAGGACGTGAAGCGGAAATAA
- a CDS encoding IS701 family transposase: MPSSHTPAPRCHWFSTLAKALDPRSGRRLAVLFLGIILTRGRRTLAGWIRAAGLSPQYRRCYATAAAVGRRTERIAMRLLVEVLKPMVAGAPRVVLALDDTPTERYGPKVRGAGAHHNPTPGPAGGPFVYGHVWVVLGLLVGHPLGGIVALPLLARLYIRRKDLGAIPGPDRPEFATKLVMAVDLVRWAHGWLKTWGRAVWVVADGAYAKAPVLKALLALRVTMVSRLRKDAALWTVPPARDPSARGRPRVYGEQRVSLAKRAGHKGGWTTGTFTLYGKPVEKRYKTFEATWRPAGGTIRVVLVDEPKGWVAFFCTDPTASVADILGLIADRFSLETCFRDLKQVAGAGHQQVRGVASNVGCFHLCAWSLTLTEVWAWNQKADELVAHRAASPWDDPNRRPSHADKRRAWQRELLAEEIQAVVGEHHDPARIRALAHRCLDLAA; the protein is encoded by the coding sequence ATGCCATCTTCGCATACTCCGGCCCCTCGGTGCCACTGGTTTTCAACCCTGGCCAAGGCTCTGGACCCGCGGTCCGGGCGGCGGCTCGCGGTCCTGTTCCTCGGGATCATCCTGACCCGCGGGCGCCGCACCCTCGCGGGTTGGATCCGGGCCGCCGGGCTGTCGCCCCAGTACCGCCGGTGCTACGCCACGGCCGCGGCCGTGGGGCGCCGCACCGAGCGTATCGCCATGCGGTTGTTGGTCGAGGTTCTCAAGCCCATGGTGGCCGGTGCGCCTCGGGTGGTGCTGGCCCTCGACGACACCCCGACGGAGCGGTACGGGCCCAAGGTTCGAGGGGCCGGGGCGCACCACAACCCGACACCCGGGCCGGCCGGGGGCCCGTTCGTGTACGGGCACGTGTGGGTGGTCCTCGGGTTGTTGGTGGGACACCCCCTCGGGGGGATTGTGGCCCTCCCCCTGTTGGCCCGCCTGTACATCCGCCGCAAAGATCTCGGGGCCATCCCCGGGCCGGACCGGCCCGAGTTCGCAACCAAGTTGGTGATGGCCGTGGACCTGGTCCGGTGGGCCCACGGGTGGCTGAAGACGTGGGGCCGGGCCGTGTGGGTGGTGGCCGACGGGGCGTACGCCAAGGCCCCGGTGCTCAAGGCCCTACTCGCGCTCCGGGTGACCATGGTGAGCCGGCTCCGCAAGGACGCGGCCCTGTGGACGGTGCCCCCGGCCCGCGATCCGAGCGCCCGCGGGCGGCCCCGCGTGTACGGGGAGCAGCGGGTGTCGCTCGCCAAGCGGGCCGGGCACAAGGGCGGGTGGACCACGGGCACGTTCACCCTGTATGGGAAGCCCGTGGAGAAGCGGTACAAGACGTTCGAGGCCACGTGGCGGCCGGCCGGGGGCACGATCCGGGTCGTCCTGGTGGACGAACCCAAGGGGTGGGTCGCGTTCTTCTGCACGGACCCCACGGCCTCCGTGGCCGACATCCTGGGCCTGATCGCGGACCGGTTCTCGTTGGAAACCTGTTTTCGAGATCTCAAACAGGTCGCGGGCGCCGGTCACCAGCAGGTACGCGGGGTCGCGTCGAACGTGGGATGCTTCCACCTGTGTGCGTGGTCCCTCACGCTCACCGAGGTGTGGGCCTGGAACCAGAAGGCGGATGAACTGGTGGCCCATCGGGCGGCCTCCCCGTGGGACGATCCGAACCGGCGCCCGAGCCACGCGGACAAGCGCCGGGCCTGGCAACGGGAGCTGCTGGCCGAGGAAATTCAGGCCGTTGTGGGCGAGCACCACGACCCCGCGAGAATCCGCGCCCTCGCGCACCGGTGCCTGGATCTGGCTGCTTAA
- a CDS encoding GDSL-type esterase/lipase family protein — translation MDYGPRAFAPALRIPLRMEDLEARWLLTSYTLTPVVPVIDAAMAARLSTVIQRGAALGNQANVFTRAGDSITFSNNFLVPLGMPTAGVDLAGDGSLNDTLAYFRSGQVGTTNYFTHPSAAAVSGYKSADVLGLLPSELAVSKPAFVLIMIGTNDIAAGVTLDTFRQNLTRIVQTALNAGVVPVLSTIPDSKFSAELERLQPSYNQVIEDVSEALQVPLWNYWRALQRLPNSGISADGVHPSVSPAGGGDLTERGLQFGYNVRNLTALQTLDKLRRVLISGQSPDLPSDNQSWAPLTNALAVAAGDTTGFQVEVIDTTTRRVLFRFDPFPGFDGSVRVALADVNHDGVPDLIASVGPGGPPHVKVFDGQTGTLIASFYAFDTGLTTGLSIATGDVNRDGFADIIVCPEANAPAHVKVFNGAGELLDSFLAFASSFTGGGRVASGDVNRDGFADIIVAAGTGGQGHVVVFSGTDLGLLASFFAFGPAFSGTVSLAADDFDGDGLAEVAVAPSSAGYDPHVKVLRPLTEKLVSSFYAYDSGFRGGVQLATTNRNGHSALVTATNTAAATDVRVFESPSNGLLDAFFVYETGFRFGASFGG, via the coding sequence ATGGATTATGGCCCCCGCGCGTTCGCCCCCGCACTTCGCATCCCGTTGCGCATGGAAGACCTGGAGGCGCGGTGGCTGCTCACGTCTTATACGCTCACGCCGGTCGTTCCCGTAATTGATGCGGCAATGGCGGCCCGGCTCTCGACCGTGATCCAGCGCGGGGCCGCACTGGGGAACCAGGCGAACGTTTTTACGCGCGCCGGCGACAGCATCACGTTCTCGAACAACTTCCTCGTGCCGCTCGGAATGCCCACCGCGGGGGTCGATCTCGCGGGGGACGGCTCGCTCAACGACACACTCGCGTACTTCCGCTCCGGCCAGGTCGGGACGACGAACTACTTCACGCACCCGAGCGCCGCGGCGGTCAGCGGGTACAAGTCCGCTGATGTGCTGGGGCTACTGCCCAGCGAACTCGCGGTTAGTAAGCCCGCGTTCGTGCTCATCATGATCGGAACGAACGACATTGCCGCCGGCGTGACCCTCGACACGTTCCGGCAGAATTTGACGCGGATCGTCCAAACGGCCCTGAACGCGGGCGTGGTCCCGGTCCTCAGCACGATCCCGGACAGCAAGTTCTCGGCGGAACTGGAGCGGCTGCAACCGAGCTACAACCAGGTCATCGAAGATGTGAGCGAAGCGCTCCAGGTGCCGCTCTGGAACTACTGGCGGGCGCTCCAACGGCTCCCGAATTCGGGGATCAGCGCGGACGGCGTTCACCCCAGCGTTTCACCGGCCGGTGGCGGCGACCTGACCGAAAGGGGGCTGCAGTTCGGCTACAACGTCCGCAACCTCACCGCACTGCAAACGCTCGACAAACTGCGCCGCGTGCTGATCTCGGGTCAGTCGCCCGATCTGCCGAGCGACAACCAGTCGTGGGCGCCTCTCACGAACGCGCTCGCGGTGGCCGCGGGGGACACGACCGGGTTCCAGGTCGAAGTGATCGACACGACCACCCGGCGCGTGCTGTTCCGCTTCGATCCGTTCCCCGGGTTCGATGGGAGCGTCCGCGTCGCGCTGGCGGACGTGAACCACGACGGGGTACCGGACCTCATCGCGTCGGTCGGTCCCGGCGGTCCCCCGCACGTCAAAGTCTTCGACGGCCAAACGGGAACACTGATCGCGAGCTTCTACGCCTTCGACACGGGATTGACGACCGGCCTGAGCATCGCGACCGGCGACGTGAACCGCGACGGCTTCGCCGACATCATCGTGTGCCCGGAAGCCAACGCCCCCGCACACGTGAAGGTCTTCAACGGCGCGGGCGAACTGCTGGACAGTTTCCTCGCGTTCGCGTCGTCGTTCACGGGTGGGGGACGGGTCGCGAGCGGCGATGTGAACCGCGACGGCTTCGCCGACATCATCGTTGCGGCCGGGACCGGCGGACAGGGGCACGTCGTCGTGTTTTCGGGAACGGACCTGGGGCTGTTAGCCAGTTTCTTCGCGTTCGGACCCGCGTTCAGTGGCACAGTGTCATTGGCTGCAGACGACTTCGATGGCGACGGACTCGCAGAGGTCGCCGTCGCGCCCTCGTCGGCGGGATACGATCCACACGTCAAAGTGCTCCGCCCACTGACGGAAAAACTGGTGAGCAGCTTCTACGCCTACGATTCCGGGTTCCGCGGAGGTGTGCAGCTCGCAACGACGAACCGTAACGGGCACAGCGCGCTCGTCACCGCGACAAACACGGCAGCCGCAACGGACGTTCGGGTCTTCGAGTCGCCCTCGAACGGGCTCCTGGATGCGTTCTTCGTCTACGAAACCGGCTTCCGCTTCGGCGCATCATTCGGCGGGTGA